One Nicotiana tomentosiformis chromosome 1, ASM39032v3, whole genome shotgun sequence genomic window, gtggaaagcatcctcgatgttacctttggaagctttggaccagttacgaggagcaaagcaagctcgttaggACAACAAGCATCCCAAGTGCCGTCTGCATCAACCCCTGTTTTCGGATCTTTATCCTCAAGAGAAGCAAGATCTTCCACAAATTcacccgaaggaggaagcgatgttgctaaaaagatcaagaaaactcttgctctgcttgacctctccgcATCCAAGAactctgctgtgaaggaagatgatgatgttTTAAGTGATGAatcctccccacttacaccgCATAGCGTGAGACATTCGAGAATCAATCATTGTGATAATCCATGCTACTCCCCATCATCtacaacaatcatgcaagccatggtgacaaatACTTCATCTGTGGAAGAGCAGTTTgcaaacttgacggaagcaatcactggcttgaccaagtgcatgcaaaatcaagattctagaatcgacaagctaacagatagggtgggaatcttgatggaagaagaatccacccatgcacctggcaaACTCCCGGAATTTTAAAAGATTGATCCTCCCCCACGACAAGTTGCATCCACTAAGGAAATTCCAGTCTCTTCGGAAGGGATTATTCTAATCAATCAAGtaaaggagttcattgaaggggctataaaaaacaaatatgaagTCGCTTCCATGTCCTCCTTTACCTATGCAAAGACGTACACttcaaggatcgatatgttgaagatgcctgctggctatcaacctccaaaatttcaatagttTGATGGCAAAGAAAATCCAAACAACATGTGGCGCACTTCGTTGAGACATGCAATAatgctgggacttatggagattacctcgtcaagAAGTTTGTCCGCTCATTAAAAGGAAATGCTTTAGATTGGTATACGGACCTCGAGGTTGGATCTGttgatagctgggatcaactagagcaagaattCCTCAATCATTTTTATAGCACGAGACGTACtgtgagtatgatagaacttacaaatactcgtgaacgaaagggtgaaccagttattaactttatcaatcgttggaggaacgcaagcctcaactgtaaagacaggcttagtgaagcttctggcatagagatgtgcatccaaggcatgcattggggattGCACTACATCTTActaggtatcaagcctagcacatttgaagaacttgcaactcgtgcccatgacatggaattgagcatggcctccgctggaaatgaaaggctacccatctatgaacctcgcagagggaacgacaagcaagaagtTAGAAAATGGAGCAAGTTTGTACCAAGATCTGAAAACAAAGAatctatgaatgtcaacacatcacctgtgaagttcacgacgaaggtgagcaagaagcagagtatgaaatccacttcgtttcaagataagccaagtggaaagttgactctaaaagaaatgcaagagaaagactacccatttctggattctgatgtgcTATCCATTTTcgaagaactcctcgagttaaatctcattgagcttccggagatgaagcggccaaatgaagctgggaaaacaaatgacccaaattactgcaaataccatcgacttgtaagccaccctctggagaagtgctttgtcttcaaggacatagttatggacttggctcgcgaaaagaagatcatgcttgaagatgagaaagcaagtGCAAACCAAGTAtctatcacctttggctcattcagtccggatgaattatgtgtttttaaagaaagtaaagatgaagaattactggagaacgACAAAGCTGAAGTCAATCaacctgatgatgatgaaggttggacgttAGTGACTCGTCGTAGGCACCACAGAAGGAGCCCACGAAAAGAATCAGTAGAACAACCAATAAGAAAAATAATGGTAAAAAGACCAAGAAGATGGAATCCGGTTAAGCacttaaagaaagaaaaagtggaggtgcaccactCCCAAAATCCACGAaatccagtgaccttggaggagtttTTACCAAGCTGGTTCCGCATGAAGATTTCCCATGGGGGTATCGATGCCTCTTGTTGCCATGCTGACGAagggaaagaaaagagtgatgacctaccgttGGCACCATATTCGGAAAAGCTCATCGATTCCactcctcaagaagttaatgcttgtgagAAAAAAGTCACGTTGATCTTTTGctaggtgacactcttcataactgcccattgtacctggttggctatatgtgtgatgaaagggtaaatcaaATTTTGGTTGATGGCGGATCCTCAGTGAACATTTTGCCAATTCGCattgtgaaagaacttggtattcccatgaacgaactctcagaaagtcgtgtgatgatccaaggattcaaccaaggggggcaAAGAGCCATATGTGCGATCATgttgggaatcaccattgaatatatacaattaagtgcatggctgcatgtgatcgatACAAATacttcatacaacgtcttgcttggaaggccttggatacatgagaataaagtggttccttctacctaccatcaatgtttgaagTACTACAAGGGTGAAGTCAAGAAGAAGATAGTTgctgatgatgagccattcaccgaggctgagtcacacttcgccgATACAAAGTTTTACTTGAAGAACCGtattgtgaaggagctaaaagctgatgatgGCATGAAAAGCAAGAATGACGAGCCCACAACTAAAAGAGCTGATGTGATTGCTGGTAGAGCCAAAGCTGTTACTGAGGAGGTACAGCCCAACGCGAATAAATCTCATAGAGGGGATATTACGTCTTATCGCAAGAAAGTAAGTCCTGCactccaatatgtccctaaaagaaagaaagatgaaggcgaatcatctaatctctaaactaacatgctaaaggagttaaATCTTCTGGTAAaacgaattgaggcagtaaagttgtcctcaaagcCACTTGCAAGGTTTGTAGCCCAAAATGGTTTAcagaatgtggcactccctacaaagcAAACAGATGAAGATTTTGATCCTAATGacaggctatttgcaaaagctggatacaatcccaatgagccATCAAAGTGAGGGAAGCTCCTATCAGAAGATGCGACGGCGCAACCACGTGAAGTTTTAGGATACAAGCAACCGTCACCAGTGCGCATCTCCATGAGAAGGGTGAGCAGCAATTATATTACTGTAGAAGACGAATCTGCCGCTTCTAACAGgccttctgtctttgatcgacttAGAAAATCAACTATGAGAACTTCTCcatttgagagattgggtccattaaagaaggggaataagttccagagaaattatcgaaatacaaaAACAGCCGCTTTGCCCAAAATTCAGAAGAtctctaaagatttccaaagtttggttccttctagaatgaacCGACAAACAAAAGTCATGGTTTCGTGTGATGAGGTGCTGAAGGTGAAGCTATACATTGTGATCTACACTAAAGAAcgtgatgaagacgaagaaagtgtgggttcttcgtatcatgttactgcACAAGGCGAGCATGGTGTTTTATTTCTAATGGAGGATAACAAGATATTGGATGATGTTTCACCGTGTAATCACAAATCTTTCAATAatggggaccctcaagaagatgaagatgcgaaATATGCTCCACCTGAGCTTGAAGAAGGAGTGAAGACTACAATTGATGTCTTAAAcgaagttaaccttggcaccgatgaagaaccaagacccacctacctaagtgctttactaaAAGTGAATGAAGAAggcacttatattgagttactcaaggagttcagggatgtctttgcttggagccacaaagagatgcctggcttggacccgaaagtagcagtccatcaccttgcCGTCAAGAATGGTGCTCTCCCTGTTAAACAAGCCcaaaggcgctttaggccggacttggttcccttgattgaaaccgaagttaacaaactcatcgaagctggctttattcgtgaagttaaatacccgacatgggtttcaagtattgtccttgtaaggaagaagaatggccagattCGAGTGTGCGTCGACTTCAGGGATCTCGACAAtgcgtgtcccaaagatgaattcccgcttcctattccagagctgatgatcgatgctactactgggTATGAGCCAATATCGTTTATGGATGGTTCgtcaggctataaccaaatttgcatggcaccaaaagatgaagagcttactgcattccgcacccccaagggtatttattgctacagggtaatgccttttggcttgaagaacgttggtgctacttatcaaagggctatgcagaatatttttgatgaCCTTCTCCACAAAAATGTCGAATGCTATGTGGatgacttggtggtaaaatcaataAAGAGgggcgaccacttgaaagacttgagaatggtgtttgagttgctctgaaggtaccaacttaggatgaatccattgaaatgcgcCTTTGGAATTACTTCCgaaaagttccttggtttcattatCCGACATCGAGGGActgaaattgatcaagccaaagtagatgcaattatgaaaatgcctgagcctcgggatattcacgaattaaaaagtctgcaaggaaagttagcgtaccttaggatattcatctcaaacctagttgagaggtgccaaccattcagtcgccttATGAAGAAAAGTGTCGCTTTCAAATGGGACTAAgcgtgtagcaatgcctttgagagcattaaatcctacttgatAAAGCCTCCGGTTTTGGCAGCCTCTATACTTGGAAAGCCGCTGATACTATAcatttcagcacaagaaaggtctgttggagcactgttggcccaagaaaatagtgaagggaaagaaaactccctttactacttgagcaagatgatgacaccaaatgagctgaattattcgccaattgaaaagttATGTTTGGCACTAGTCTTCTCAATCAAAAAGTtaaagcactactttcaagctcatgtcgtCCGTCTTGTTTCTAAggcaaatcccatcaagttcgtgatgtcaaaacctgttcttagtgatcgactagagagatggtacctccaatttcaacaatttgagattttgtacatccctcaaaaggctgtaaaaggacaagcattggtagacttcttggcagatcatTCGCTGACTGGGAGCTAACTAACGAACTACTTGATGAGGACGCAATGGTCGTTGAAGTTCAACATCCATGGAAGATGTATTTTGATGGTGTTGTGCATCGTGGAGGAGCTGGTGTGGgcgtagtatttgtcacttcCCAAGGTGAAGTCTTGCCCTACTCTTTCACCTTGACACAACTCTGTTCCAACAATGTTGTTGAGTATCAAGcattaatacttgggcttgaaatagCCGTTGATATGAATCAATTGCAATtacaagtctttggtgactcccagttagtggtcaatcagcttttaggtagttacgaggtcaagaagCCTGAACTACGCCCATATAATGATTACACTAAAAATTTAATAGGGTGGCTCGATGATGTGACTATTCAGCATATGCCAAGGAAAGCAAATAAAAAGGCtgatgctttagctgccctagcttcatcgttaaccttgcctgatcaagcgcaagttactgtctgccaaaaatgggtagtaccgccgccaaatgaggctgaaggtgaagaaaattaactcaagcatcttgtcgttgtttctgaagttgagaaagaagaatggcgacaacccattatcgactacttatgttatgggatacttccagaaaatcCGAGGAGAAGGACCAAAATCCGTCgtcgtgcacctcgcttcctttactacaaagatactttATACAGAAGGTCATTCAAGGGAGTACTTTTGCGATACTTACGGGAAGAAGAAGCACTCCAAGATTTGCAAGAGgcacatt contains:
- the LOC138910774 gene encoding uncharacterized protein yields the protein MVVEVQHPWKMYFDGVVHRGGAGVGVVFVTSQGEVLPYSFTLTQLCSNNVVEYQALILGLEIAVDMNQLQLQVFGDSQLVVNQLLGSYEVKKPELRPYNDYTKNLIGWLDDVTIQHMPRKANKKADALAALASSLTLPDQAQVTLRKKNGDNPLSTTYVMGYFQKIRGEGPKSVVVHLASFTTKILYTEGHSREYFCDTYGKKKHSKICKRHILGCKACQFHVNFIHQPPEVLHPTVASWLFDAWGLDIVGPLPKSSVVALKEVKKENVASFIQVSIIYRFGIPRYIITDNGKPSDNRLMKKICELFGFNQRNSSMYNAAANGLAEAFNKTLCNLLKKVISKSKRDWHDRMEEALWAYRTTHCTLTQTTPYALVYGVEAVLPLERQIPLL